One Rhododendron vialii isolate Sample 1 chromosome 2a, ASM3025357v1 genomic region harbors:
- the LOC131311487 gene encoding thioredoxin-like protein CXXS1, giving the protein MESQEEEKKSRVVKIGSKESWESHVSQATNQGSPIVVHFTASWCMPSVAMNPFFEELAYTYQDVLFLTVDVDDVKEVATKYEVKAMPTFLLMKEGTQVDRLVGANPDEIKKRIEGLVQSYQVYLA; this is encoded by the exons ATGGAAAGccaggaggaggagaagaagtcTAGGGTGGTGAAAATTGGATCAAAGGAGTCATGGGAATCACACGTATCGCAAGCCACCAATCAAGGCTCCCCT ATTGTGGTTCATTTTACAGCCTCATGGTGCATGCCATCAGTGGCAATGAATCCCTTTTTTGAGGAATTGGCCTATACTTACCAGGATGTATTGTTTCTCACAGTTGATGTGGACGATGTCAAG GAGGTAGCAACCAAATATGAGGTAAAAGCCATGCCAACATTTTTGCTGATGAAGGAAGGAACTCAAGTTGACAGGCTAGTGGGTGCCAATCCAGATGAGATAAAGAAAAGGATTGAAGGTCTTGTTCAATCTTATCAAGTTTATTTGGCCTAG
- the LOC131311220 gene encoding kinesin-like protein KIN-14D: MFMRSQNRAPRSPSSRNISTGDVPPDKRRKIGSARSAGVATVGRGRQPLAAVNNRQDVVASASDMGGAEGSECESVEFTKEEVEALLNEKVKGKKFDVKGKMEQMNEHIRKLKLCVKWFQEVEDGHVQEKEKLRNTLESSERKLTETEAAMTKNEEEFNSILTELKLKSTLLQENLAKEESEKLDAIECHRRETEAKVTAEKLQASLREELGKAEQDKLSANQRVISLNDMYKRLQEYNTSLQQYNTKLQTDLATANESLKRVENEKATIVQNLSTLRGHYNALQDQLTSSKASQDEAVKQKEALLKEVNCIRVELQHAREDRDRQCAQVQELTAEIVKYKETTGKSVAELDNLSLKSYALEETCSSQREQIHVLQHQLAAATEKLKMSDLSVVETRTEFEQKKRAMHELQDRLADAELKLVEGEKLRKKLHNTILELKGNIRVFCRVRPMLPDDCATTETPISYPMSMESLGRGIELLQSGQKYPFTFDKVFDHEASQQDVFVEISQLVQSALDGYKVCIFAYGQTGSGKTYTMMGVPEAYEQKGLIPRSLEQIFETSQSLQAQGWKYKMQASMLEIYNETIRDLLSVNCSSGLDLTRAENCGVGKQYAIKHDANGNTHVADLTIVDVCSMKEVSRLLRQAAQSRSVGKTDMNEHSSRSHFVFTLRIFGVNESTEQQVQGVLNLIDLAGSERLSRSGATGDRLKETQAINKSLSCLSDVIFALAKKDDHVPFRNSKLTYLLQPCLGGDSKTLMFVNVSPDPLSVGESICSLRFAARVNSCEIGIARRQTSTRTLDSRLSCG; encoded by the exons ATGTTTATGCGAAGCCAAAACAGGGCTCCTCGAAGTCCCTCCAGT AGAAATATTAGCACCGGTGATGTGCCTCCGGACAAGCGAAGGAAAATTGGATCTGCAAGGTCAGCTGGAGTGGCGACTGTAGGGCGAGGGAGGCAGCCACTTGCAGCGGTGAACAACCGACAGGATGTTGTGGCTAGTGCCAGTGATATGGGTGGAGCTGAGGGTTCGGAGTGTGAGAGTGTGGAGTTTACGAAAGAGGAGGTTGAGGCATTGTTAAATGAAAAGGTCAAGGGCAAGAAGTTTGACGTCAAG GGAAAAATGGAGCAAATGAATGAACATATTAGGAAGCTTAAGCTCTGTGTAAAGTGGTTTCAAGAAGTTGAAGACGGGCATgtccaagaaaaggaaaagctaCGGAATACGTTGGAGTCTTCTGAGAGAAAGTTGACAGAAACAG AGGCTGCCATGACAAAGAACGAGGAGGAATTCAATTCAATTCTTACCGAGTTAAAGTTGAAATCCACTTTGTTGCAAGAAAACTTGGCAAAAGAAGAATCCGAGAAGCTA GATGCAATTGAGTGTCATAGGAGAGAAACGGAAGCCAAGGTTACAGCGGAAAAGTTGCAAGCTTCTCTAAGAGAAGAGCTTGGAAAGGCTGAGCAAGATAAATTAAGTGCCAACCAGAGG GTGATATCTCTAAATGATATGTACAAGAGATTGCAAGAGTACAACACAAGTTTGCAGCAGTATAATACCAAGCTTCAAACAGATCTTGCGACAGCTAATGAGTCTCTTAAACGTGTTGAAAACGAGAAAGCAACTATAGTTCAGAATCTCTCCACTTTAAGGGGTCATTATAATGCATTGCAGGACCAATTAACTTCCTCCAAA GCTTCTCAAGATGAGGCTGTTAAGCAAAAAGAAGCACTTTTGAAAGAAGTTAATTGCATTAGAGTAGAACTACAACATGCTAGGGAAGACCGTGATCGACAGTGTGCGCAGGTGCAGGAGTTAACTGCTGAAATTGTGAAGTACAAAGAAACTACAGGAAAATCAGTAGCAGAGTTGGATAACTTGAGCCTAAAATCATATGCCTTGGAG GAGACATGCTCGTCCCAAAGAGAGCAAATACATGTATTGCAGCATCAGCTAGCTGCGGCAACTGAGAAACTAAAG ATGTCAGATTTATCTGTTGTGGAAACAAGGACAGAATTCGAACAGAAAAAGCGAGCTATGCACGAGTTACAAGATCGCCTTGCCGATGCAGAGCTTAAACTAGTTGAAGGAGAGAAGTTACGGAAAAAGCTTCATAATACTATTTTG gAACTTAAAGGGAACATTCGCGTGTTCTGCAGGGTTCGCCCCATGTTACCTGATGATTGTGCTACAACAGAGACACCGATTTCCTATCCTATGTCTATGGAATCTTTAGGCCGAGGGATTGAGTTGCTACAAAGTG GGCAAAAATATCCTTTTACCTTTGACAAAGTGTTCGATCATGAGGCTTCTCAACAAGATGTTTTCGTAGAAATATCTCAACTAGTGCAAAGTGCCCTTGATGGTTATAAG GTTTGTATATTTGCCTATGGCCAGACAGGTTCAGGGAAAACCTATACCATGATGGGTGTGCCAGAAGCTTATGAGCAAAAAGGGCTTATACCACGTTCGTTAGAGCAGATTTTTGAAACTAGCCAATCACTTCAAGCACAAGGTTGGAAATACAAAATGCAG GCATCAATGCTTGAAATCTACAATGAGACGATCCGTGATTTGCTTTCAGTAAATTGTTCCAGTGGCTTAGACTTGACACGTGCAGAAAATTGTGGTGTGGGAAAGCAATATGCAATTAAGCATGATGCAAATGGAAACACACATGTAGCTGATCTTACCATTGTTGATGTCTGCAGTATGAAAGAGGTTTCTCGTCTTCTACGACAAGCTGCACAAAGCAG GTCTGTTGGCAAGACTGATATGAATGAGCATTCTTCTAGAAgccactttgtttttactttgCGGATATTTGGAGTAAATGAG AGCACCGAGCAACAAGTGCAAGGTGTCTTGAACCTCATTGATCTAGCTGGGAGTGAACGACTCTCAAGGAGTGGGGCAACTGGTGACCGGTTGAAGGAAACTCAG GCCATCAACAAAAGTTTGTCTTGCTTGAGTGATGTCATTTTTGCATTGGCAAAGAAAGATGACCATGTTCCATTCAGGAACTCAAAGCTTACATATCTTCTTCAG CCGTGCCTAGGGGGTGATTCGAAGACCTTGATGTTTGTCAACGTCTCTCCCGACCCATTATCAGTTGGCGAGTCGATTTGCTCTCTCAGATTTGCTGCTAGAGTTAATTCTTGTGAGATTGGAATTGCTCGTCGCCAAACATCAACACGAACTTTAGATTCCCGGTTGAGTTGCGGCTGA